The genomic region TCCCTTGATTAGTTTTGGGGAAGCCTTGGGCTTCGAGGCGATCGAGATACTGCTCGATTTGAGCTTGAATTTTAGGGTCGGGATTGTCGGGAGCAACTAGTAAGGGTTTAGGTTCGGAAGGATTGACCGATGCGGCGGAAACTTGAGCTTTCGGACTCTCGGAATCGGCTTGAGTAGGGGGTGTTTCGATGGTCGAATTGTTAGCAGTTGGATCGTTACCAGTACATCCGTTGAGGACGATCGCCACGGACAGAGAACAGAGGCTGAGAGCGAGGGTAAAACGACTAAACACGATGGTTTTTGAGCTAAATAATTGCACGAAACTAGGGTTAGTTCAGATTCGAGTCGTCAATTAACCATTTTTGGTTGTTTTCATCCCAAATTAATTGGAAGTTTCTAACTTCTGAAGTTTGGCCGCCGTCAGGAGTAGCATAGTTTAATTCGACATCTACATTCGCCCGATCGCCCTGCTGTTCGGTCCGCACGACGCGATCGATATCGACGCGATCGACCCCTTCCCAAAAACCGTTATAAGATTGGGGATCTTGACCGTGATATTCGGTTTGGAATTCGGGAGAAAGTTGATTCCAACTATCTTGGTAGTTGCGATCGTTGAGGGTGGAATAATAGTTTTCGATCGCCTCTTCTGGAGAAGGACGGGGGTTATTTTCGGTCGGTTCGGACCCAGGACGGGAATGATTTTCTCCGTCGATCGGATCGGTTGGAGTCAATGAGAGCTCCGAGGTTTCCGAAGGGGCGGCGTGTTCCACCTCTTGCGGGGTCGGAGCGATCGCACTGGCTTCCGGAATCGCGACCTCAAGGGCTTGCTGCTGCAGGGGATCGTCGCTGTCTGGGTTGGAGTAGACCTCGGGTGCTGTTGCATCCGGCGCCGGGGCTGCTTCCTCGGGGGCGATCGCCCGCACGGGTTGGGGTTCCGGTTCGCGACGGTATTGCGGTGGGTTGCGAATCGCAGTTTTTGGCTCTAATGTCTCTACATTCGTCTTTACAGGGCTTTTCGCCTCGGGAGTTGCAGCCGACTCTTGTGAGGTCGCTTTAGGTTGCGATCGCTCCGGTTTGCTGCCGATTCCGCTCGCTCCCACCCCGATGCCCAAGGCAATCGCCACGGCGATCGCCCCGCCGATTAACAAGGGTTTGTAATCCTGTTTGTGGGCGGGTGTGGTGGTCGATGGTGGGGCTGAAACGGCGATCGTGGCTTGGGTGGGGCCTGGATTCGCCGAACGAGTTTCTAAAGCATCGAGCATGGCGCGGGCGGTGGGAAAGCGATCGCGCGGGTAGGACTGAATGGCTCGGTTTAAAACTGCCGCTAAATAGCGAGAGATGGAGTATTGCTCCGAATGCCAGATAATTTCCTGAGTTTGCGGGTCTATTTCTAACTCTGGTGCTGTTTTTCCGGTTAATAAGTAAATTCCAGTCAAGCCCAAACTATATAAATCGCTGGCAAACACCGGGCGCCCCGCCGCTTGTTCCGCAGGCATAAAGCCGGGAGTTCCGACGACGATCGAGGTGGCGCCACTGCCCGACTGCTGCACCGCCGTGGTCGCGACAATTTCTTTAACGGCGCCGAAGTCGATTAATACGGGTTTGCAGTCTTTATGACGGATAATAACGTTTTGTGGCTTGAGATCGCGGTGAATAATCCGTTTGCTGTGGATAAAGTCGAGAACGCGCAGCAAATCGGCGAGAAGCTGACAGACCTCCGATTCGGCAAGGGGTCCGGACACGGCGA from Oxynema aestuarii AP17 harbors:
- a CDS encoding serine/threonine-protein kinase, producing the protein MNQTLLNNRYRIIKTLGCGGFGETVLAEDTQMPSGRYCAIKQLKSATSDPQVAMLVRDRFRREAAILEELGEEHRQIPRLYAYFQENEQFYLVQEWIEGVTLSDRVAVSGPLAESEVCQLLADLLRVLDFIHSKRIIHRDLKPQNVIIRHKDCKPVLIDFGAVKEIVATTAVQQSGSGATSIVVGTPGFMPAEQAAGRPVFASDLYSLGLTGIYLLTGKTAPELEIDPQTQEIIWHSEQYSISRYLAAVLNRAIQSYPRDRFPTARAMLDALETRSANPGPTQATIAVSAPPSTTTPAHKQDYKPLLIGGAIAVAIALGIGVGASGIGSKPERSQPKATSQESAATPEAKSPVKTNVETLEPKTAIRNPPQYRREPEPQPVRAIAPEEAAPAPDATAPEVYSNPDSDDPLQQQALEVAIPEASAIAPTPQEVEHAAPSETSELSLTPTDPIDGENHSRPGSEPTENNPRPSPEEAIENYYSTLNDRNYQDSWNQLSPEFQTEYHGQDPQSYNGFWEGVDRVDIDRVVRTEQQGDRANVDVELNYATPDGGQTSEVRNFQLIWDENNQKWLIDDSNLN